The Candidatus Eremiobacteraceae bacterium genome contains a region encoding:
- a CDS encoding Fur family transcriptional regulator, which yields MKGSVRRRTSKTDRASQLEALYARLTAHGYRTTQPRRAVIEAFARMGRYATARDLYDGLEEARRRPGAAPVGLATVYRTLDVLQEIGAASAQAQPHGESAFLYCPVEHHHHAVCTKCGRVDDVPCASISRFEAALSRQLRFTLTQHRLEFFGVCRSCAHA from the coding sequence ATGAAGGGCTCCGTCCGCCGGCGGACGTCCAAAACCGATCGAGCATCGCAGCTCGAGGCGCTCTATGCGCGGCTGACGGCGCACGGCTATCGGACCACCCAGCCCCGCCGCGCGGTCATCGAAGCGTTCGCGCGTATGGGCCGCTACGCCACCGCTCGAGATCTGTACGACGGTTTGGAGGAGGCGCGGCGCAGACCGGGCGCCGCCCCGGTCGGACTCGCCACCGTCTATCGGACTCTCGACGTGCTGCAAGAGATCGGCGCCGCGTCGGCGCAAGCGCAGCCGCACGGCGAGTCGGCATTTCTCTACTGCCCGGTAGAGCACCATCATCATGCGGTGTGCACGAAGTGCGGACGTGTGGACGACGTGCCGTGCGCGTCCATCTCGCGCTTCGAGGCGGCGCTATCGCGCCAACTGCGCTTCACACTGACGCAGCACCGCCTCGAGTTCTTCGGCGTCTGCCGGTCGTGCGCGCACGCCTGA